A single window of Colletes latitarsis isolate SP2378_abdomen chromosome 6, iyColLati1, whole genome shotgun sequence DNA harbors:
- the LOC143342436 gene encoding sesquipedalian-1, with amino-acid sequence MKINEKNMVAFATSATPVDREGWLNKRGELNRGYQKRWFVLKGNILFYFERRGDKEPVGMIVLEGCTIELAEDEEQFGFQIVFHGPNNRNYALAAESQESMEQWMKALACASYDYMKLMVAELQRQLDAAEEETTVVVPPAQSPKAPPRQRHNPFNRPESHHRSQSVRSAPGRTENIPRTRITFRELHTMYGRRILADLNEWRHARKNAEAPLITL; translated from the exons ATGAAAATAAACGAGAAAAATATGGTAGCTTTCGCGACTTCGGCAACACCGGTGGATCGTGAAGGTTGGTTAAATAAACGCGGTGAACTAAATCGTGGTTATCAAAAGAGGTGGTTCGTTCTCAAaggaaatatattattttactttGAACGACGTGGTGATAAAGAACCAGTGGGTATGATAGTCTTAGAAGGTTGTACTATTGAATTAGCAGAAGATGAGGAACAGTTTGGCTTTCAAATTGTATTTCATGGACCAAATAACAGAAACTATGCTCTTGCAGCAGAATCCCAG GAATCAATGGAACAGTGGATGAAAGCTTTGGCTTGCGCGAGTTATGATTACATGAAACTTATGGTGGCAGAATTACAAAGACAGTTGGATGCTGCGGAAGAGGAAACTACAGTGGTTGTACCTCCCGCGCAATCGCCTAAAGCACCACCAAGACAGCGACATAATCCTTTTAATCGTCCAGAATCTCATCATCGTTCGCAAAGTGTCAGATCTGCTCCTGGCAGAACTGAAAATATTCCACGAACAAGGATAACATTTCGTGAACTGCACACTATGTACGGTAGGAGAATTTTAGCTGATTTAAATGAATGGAGGCATGCAAGGAAAAATGCAGAGGCTCCCTTAATTACTCTTTAA
- the Hfw gene encoding leucine-rich repeat domain-containing protein hfw isoform X3 has product MKMQWFAIIMCLYAGVASARTEEDQQTSSSISITGMSGGLLDQCFHQQSSECPSIEATGCSCKKIILAHNNPEGNAVLCCNLDSKNFESELACAGFPSNISYIHIRNATLDVFNVSEIRWRRLKSLAITDGRINRVKGQFRMMTPTLCLNLSNNALIEVENNSLTRLVQLTTLDLSYNNLTHLPALNTMNGREFWLDISGTNTLWCHDIYEYINKTGEKQINFNRENETVCSASKTWHWFNTTEQVPLKQVRYLSLLQTECPKGDTWQCQCNFGRWDIAAGKPPTLAVNVDCSGIQITELPEKLPRNTITLNVSYNNITALDDLSTNPCYEDIREFYADYNNISSINKLEGSKFLDNYALLSLRYNKIKSLPTYILSHNTHDKSIISSRLVKLGGNELHCDCNTAKYLKVWLQSRILDSDEVLCENVKEKVVDLEPSKMCVYPGDWTDYIYYIIATEVVLLISLIAKVSYDYWIFKTAGYLPWPANKMPKLPCDWLCET; this is encoded by the exons ATGAag ATGCAGTGGTTTGCCATAATAATGTGCTTATATGCAGGAGTAGCAAGTGCACGAACCGAAGAAGATCAACAAACATCTTCATCGATCTCGATTACAGGAATGTCTGGTGGacttttggatcaatgttttcatCAACAATCATCCGAGTGTCCTAGCATCGAGGCAACTGGATGTTCTTGCAAAAAGATCATTCTTGCTCATAATAATCCTGAGGGCAATGCTGTTCTTTGTTGTAATCTGGACAGCAAAAACTTTGAGTCTGAGCTTGCTTGTGCAG GATTTCCATCAAATATATCTTATATACATATAAGAAATGCAACATTAGATGTATTTAATGTAAGTGAAATTCGATGGAGAAGATTAAAGTCACTTGCAATAACCGATGGAAGAATTAATCGAGTGAAAGGACAATTTCGGATgatgacaccaacattgtgtttaaACCTTTCAAACAATGCTCTCATTGAAGTAGAAAATAATTCGCTTACTCGCTTAGTTCAACTTACTACTTTGGATTTGTCTTACAACAATCTTACACATTTACCAGCCTTAAATACAATGAATGGCCGCGAATTCTGGCTGGACATTTCAG GAACAAACACACTTTGGTGTCACGATATCTATgaatatattaataaaacaggggaaaaacaaattaatttcaatcgTGAAAATGAAACTGTATGTTCAGCAAGTAAGACATGGCACTGGTTCAATACTACGGAACAAGTTCCTCTGAAACAAGTTCGATACCTTAGTTTG TTACAAACAGAATGCCCTAAGGGGGATACATGGCAATGTCAATGCAATTTTGGAAGATGGGATATTGCTGCAGGTAAACCACCAACTTTAGCGGTAAACGTGGATTGCAGTGGAATTCAAATTACCGAATTACCTGAAAAGTTACCTCGCAATACCATAACACTGAATGTGTCGTATAACAAT ATTACTGCATTGGACGATCTTAGTACTAATCCGTGTTACGAAGATATTAGAGAATTTTATGctgattataataatatatcgtCCATAAATAAATTGGAAGGTTCCAAATTTTTAGATAACTATGCTCTACTTAGCCTGCGATATAATAAAATCAAATCT CTTCCAACGTACATTTTGAGCCATAATACGCATGATAAAAGTATTATCAGCTCGCGGTTGGTAAAACTTGGAGGAAATGAACTACATTGCGATTGCAATACGGCTAAATATTTAAAG GTTTGGCTGCAATCCCGCATATTAGATTCAGACGAAGTGTTATgcgaaaatgtaaaagaaaaAGTCGTTGATTTAGAACCATCAAAGATGTGCGTTTATCCAGGTGATTGGACAGATTATATTTACTATATTATTGCCACGGAAGTCGTACTTTTAATAAGTCTGATAGCTAAAGTATCTTATGATTACTGGATCTTTAAAACAGCAGGTTATCTTCCATGGCCAGCAAACAAAATGCCAAAATTACCTTGTGACTGGCTATGCGAGACCTAG
- the Hfw gene encoding leucine-rich repeat domain-containing protein hfw isoform X1 — translation MDLTYVYNNMMDWYCRKMQWFAIIMCLYAGVASARTEEDQQTSSSISITGMSGGLLDQCFHQQSSECPSIEATGCSCKKIILAHNNPEGNAVLCCNLDSKNFESELACAGFPSNISYIHIRNATLDVFNVSEIRWRRLKSLAITDGRINRVKGQFRMMTPTLCLNLSNNALIEVENNSLTRLVQLTTLDLSYNNLTHLPALNTMNGREFWLDISGTNTLWCHDIYEYINKTGEKQINFNRENETVCSASKTWHWFNTTEQVPLKQVRYLSLLQTECPKGDTWQCQCNFGRWDIAAGKPPTLAVNVDCSGIQITELPEKLPRNTITLNVSYNNITALDDLSTNPCYEDIREFYADYNNISSINKLEGSKFLDNYALLSLRYNKIKSLPTYILSHNTHDKSIISSRLVKLGGNELHCDCNTAKYLKVWLQSRILDSDEVLCENVKEKVVDLEPSKMCVYPGDWTDYIYYIIATEVVLLISLIAKVSYDYWIFKTAGYLPWPANKMPKLPCDWLCET, via the exons ATGGATTTAACATATGTTTATAATAATATGATGGATTGGTATTGCAGAAAA ATGCAGTGGTTTGCCATAATAATGTGCTTATATGCAGGAGTAGCAAGTGCACGAACCGAAGAAGATCAACAAACATCTTCATCGATCTCGATTACAGGAATGTCTGGTGGacttttggatcaatgttttcatCAACAATCATCCGAGTGTCCTAGCATCGAGGCAACTGGATGTTCTTGCAAAAAGATCATTCTTGCTCATAATAATCCTGAGGGCAATGCTGTTCTTTGTTGTAATCTGGACAGCAAAAACTTTGAGTCTGAGCTTGCTTGTGCAG GATTTCCATCAAATATATCTTATATACATATAAGAAATGCAACATTAGATGTATTTAATGTAAGTGAAATTCGATGGAGAAGATTAAAGTCACTTGCAATAACCGATGGAAGAATTAATCGAGTGAAAGGACAATTTCGGATgatgacaccaacattgtgtttaaACCTTTCAAACAATGCTCTCATTGAAGTAGAAAATAATTCGCTTACTCGCTTAGTTCAACTTACTACTTTGGATTTGTCTTACAACAATCTTACACATTTACCAGCCTTAAATACAATGAATGGCCGCGAATTCTGGCTGGACATTTCAG GAACAAACACACTTTGGTGTCACGATATCTATgaatatattaataaaacaggggaaaaacaaattaatttcaatcgTGAAAATGAAACTGTATGTTCAGCAAGTAAGACATGGCACTGGTTCAATACTACGGAACAAGTTCCTCTGAAACAAGTTCGATACCTTAGTTTG TTACAAACAGAATGCCCTAAGGGGGATACATGGCAATGTCAATGCAATTTTGGAAGATGGGATATTGCTGCAGGTAAACCACCAACTTTAGCGGTAAACGTGGATTGCAGTGGAATTCAAATTACCGAATTACCTGAAAAGTTACCTCGCAATACCATAACACTGAATGTGTCGTATAACAAT ATTACTGCATTGGACGATCTTAGTACTAATCCGTGTTACGAAGATATTAGAGAATTTTATGctgattataataatatatcgtCCATAAATAAATTGGAAGGTTCCAAATTTTTAGATAACTATGCTCTACTTAGCCTGCGATATAATAAAATCAAATCT CTTCCAACGTACATTTTGAGCCATAATACGCATGATAAAAGTATTATCAGCTCGCGGTTGGTAAAACTTGGAGGAAATGAACTACATTGCGATTGCAATACGGCTAAATATTTAAAG GTTTGGCTGCAATCCCGCATATTAGATTCAGACGAAGTGTTATgcgaaaatgtaaaagaaaaAGTCGTTGATTTAGAACCATCAAAGATGTGCGTTTATCCAGGTGATTGGACAGATTATATTTACTATATTATTGCCACGGAAGTCGTACTTTTAATAAGTCTGATAGCTAAAGTATCTTATGATTACTGGATCTTTAAAACAGCAGGTTATCTTCCATGGCCAGCAAACAAAATGCCAAAATTACCTTGTGACTGGCTATGCGAGACCTAG
- the Hfw gene encoding leucine-rich repeat domain-containing protein hfw isoform X2, whose amino-acid sequence MIKTMQWFAIIMCLYAGVASARTEEDQQTSSSISITGMSGGLLDQCFHQQSSECPSIEATGCSCKKIILAHNNPEGNAVLCCNLDSKNFESELACAGFPSNISYIHIRNATLDVFNVSEIRWRRLKSLAITDGRINRVKGQFRMMTPTLCLNLSNNALIEVENNSLTRLVQLTTLDLSYNNLTHLPALNTMNGREFWLDISGTNTLWCHDIYEYINKTGEKQINFNRENETVCSASKTWHWFNTTEQVPLKQVRYLSLLQTECPKGDTWQCQCNFGRWDIAAGKPPTLAVNVDCSGIQITELPEKLPRNTITLNVSYNNITALDDLSTNPCYEDIREFYADYNNISSINKLEGSKFLDNYALLSLRYNKIKSLPTYILSHNTHDKSIISSRLVKLGGNELHCDCNTAKYLKVWLQSRILDSDEVLCENVKEKVVDLEPSKMCVYPGDWTDYIYYIIATEVVLLISLIAKVSYDYWIFKTAGYLPWPANKMPKLPCDWLCET is encoded by the exons atgATTAAAACA ATGCAGTGGTTTGCCATAATAATGTGCTTATATGCAGGAGTAGCAAGTGCACGAACCGAAGAAGATCAACAAACATCTTCATCGATCTCGATTACAGGAATGTCTGGTGGacttttggatcaatgttttcatCAACAATCATCCGAGTGTCCTAGCATCGAGGCAACTGGATGTTCTTGCAAAAAGATCATTCTTGCTCATAATAATCCTGAGGGCAATGCTGTTCTTTGTTGTAATCTGGACAGCAAAAACTTTGAGTCTGAGCTTGCTTGTGCAG GATTTCCATCAAATATATCTTATATACATATAAGAAATGCAACATTAGATGTATTTAATGTAAGTGAAATTCGATGGAGAAGATTAAAGTCACTTGCAATAACCGATGGAAGAATTAATCGAGTGAAAGGACAATTTCGGATgatgacaccaacattgtgtttaaACCTTTCAAACAATGCTCTCATTGAAGTAGAAAATAATTCGCTTACTCGCTTAGTTCAACTTACTACTTTGGATTTGTCTTACAACAATCTTACACATTTACCAGCCTTAAATACAATGAATGGCCGCGAATTCTGGCTGGACATTTCAG GAACAAACACACTTTGGTGTCACGATATCTATgaatatattaataaaacaggggaaaaacaaattaatttcaatcgTGAAAATGAAACTGTATGTTCAGCAAGTAAGACATGGCACTGGTTCAATACTACGGAACAAGTTCCTCTGAAACAAGTTCGATACCTTAGTTTG TTACAAACAGAATGCCCTAAGGGGGATACATGGCAATGTCAATGCAATTTTGGAAGATGGGATATTGCTGCAGGTAAACCACCAACTTTAGCGGTAAACGTGGATTGCAGTGGAATTCAAATTACCGAATTACCTGAAAAGTTACCTCGCAATACCATAACACTGAATGTGTCGTATAACAAT ATTACTGCATTGGACGATCTTAGTACTAATCCGTGTTACGAAGATATTAGAGAATTTTATGctgattataataatatatcgtCCATAAATAAATTGGAAGGTTCCAAATTTTTAGATAACTATGCTCTACTTAGCCTGCGATATAATAAAATCAAATCT CTTCCAACGTACATTTTGAGCCATAATACGCATGATAAAAGTATTATCAGCTCGCGGTTGGTAAAACTTGGAGGAAATGAACTACATTGCGATTGCAATACGGCTAAATATTTAAAG GTTTGGCTGCAATCCCGCATATTAGATTCAGACGAAGTGTTATgcgaaaatgtaaaagaaaaAGTCGTTGATTTAGAACCATCAAAGATGTGCGTTTATCCAGGTGATTGGACAGATTATATTTACTATATTATTGCCACGGAAGTCGTACTTTTAATAAGTCTGATAGCTAAAGTATCTTATGATTACTGGATCTTTAAAACAGCAGGTTATCTTCCATGGCCAGCAAACAAAATGCCAAAATTACCTTGTGACTGGCTATGCGAGACCTAG
- the Hfw gene encoding leucine-rich repeat domain-containing protein hfw isoform X4 — MQWFAIIMCLYAGVASARTEEDQQTSSSISITGMSGGLLDQCFHQQSSECPSIEATGCSCKKIILAHNNPEGNAVLCCNLDSKNFESELACAGFPSNISYIHIRNATLDVFNVSEIRWRRLKSLAITDGRINRVKGQFRMMTPTLCLNLSNNALIEVENNSLTRLVQLTTLDLSYNNLTHLPALNTMNGREFWLDISGTNTLWCHDIYEYINKTGEKQINFNRENETVCSASKTWHWFNTTEQVPLKQVRYLSLLQTECPKGDTWQCQCNFGRWDIAAGKPPTLAVNVDCSGIQITELPEKLPRNTITLNVSYNNITALDDLSTNPCYEDIREFYADYNNISSINKLEGSKFLDNYALLSLRYNKIKSLPTYILSHNTHDKSIISSRLVKLGGNELHCDCNTAKYLKVWLQSRILDSDEVLCENVKEKVVDLEPSKMCVYPGDWTDYIYYIIATEVVLLISLIAKVSYDYWIFKTAGYLPWPANKMPKLPCDWLCET, encoded by the exons ATGCAGTGGTTTGCCATAATAATGTGCTTATATGCAGGAGTAGCAAGTGCACGAACCGAAGAAGATCAACAAACATCTTCATCGATCTCGATTACAGGAATGTCTGGTGGacttttggatcaatgttttcatCAACAATCATCCGAGTGTCCTAGCATCGAGGCAACTGGATGTTCTTGCAAAAAGATCATTCTTGCTCATAATAATCCTGAGGGCAATGCTGTTCTTTGTTGTAATCTGGACAGCAAAAACTTTGAGTCTGAGCTTGCTTGTGCAG GATTTCCATCAAATATATCTTATATACATATAAGAAATGCAACATTAGATGTATTTAATGTAAGTGAAATTCGATGGAGAAGATTAAAGTCACTTGCAATAACCGATGGAAGAATTAATCGAGTGAAAGGACAATTTCGGATgatgacaccaacattgtgtttaaACCTTTCAAACAATGCTCTCATTGAAGTAGAAAATAATTCGCTTACTCGCTTAGTTCAACTTACTACTTTGGATTTGTCTTACAACAATCTTACACATTTACCAGCCTTAAATACAATGAATGGCCGCGAATTCTGGCTGGACATTTCAG GAACAAACACACTTTGGTGTCACGATATCTATgaatatattaataaaacaggggaaaaacaaattaatttcaatcgTGAAAATGAAACTGTATGTTCAGCAAGTAAGACATGGCACTGGTTCAATACTACGGAACAAGTTCCTCTGAAACAAGTTCGATACCTTAGTTTG TTACAAACAGAATGCCCTAAGGGGGATACATGGCAATGTCAATGCAATTTTGGAAGATGGGATATTGCTGCAGGTAAACCACCAACTTTAGCGGTAAACGTGGATTGCAGTGGAATTCAAATTACCGAATTACCTGAAAAGTTACCTCGCAATACCATAACACTGAATGTGTCGTATAACAAT ATTACTGCATTGGACGATCTTAGTACTAATCCGTGTTACGAAGATATTAGAGAATTTTATGctgattataataatatatcgtCCATAAATAAATTGGAAGGTTCCAAATTTTTAGATAACTATGCTCTACTTAGCCTGCGATATAATAAAATCAAATCT CTTCCAACGTACATTTTGAGCCATAATACGCATGATAAAAGTATTATCAGCTCGCGGTTGGTAAAACTTGGAGGAAATGAACTACATTGCGATTGCAATACGGCTAAATATTTAAAG GTTTGGCTGCAATCCCGCATATTAGATTCAGACGAAGTGTTATgcgaaaatgtaaaagaaaaAGTCGTTGATTTAGAACCATCAAAGATGTGCGTTTATCCAGGTGATTGGACAGATTATATTTACTATATTATTGCCACGGAAGTCGTACTTTTAATAAGTCTGATAGCTAAAGTATCTTATGATTACTGGATCTTTAAAACAGCAGGTTATCTTCCATGGCCAGCAAACAAAATGCCAAAATTACCTTGTGACTGGCTATGCGAGACCTAG
- the Ais gene encoding DExD-box helicase 52 isoform X1 translates to MDAYELFQILSSGVKFDKNRFHAEAEKFQLVKKQTENGFQHKKKTNTSDNVNSLILPAKRKYDEINKETENTNRLILLDGISVPKDGSKIKSKKSKESLNEEKQLKLKQEKINQYRNQHHINVTGSRVPDPILKFTDLSTTYCVPERLMNNLVECNYVHPTPIQMQAMPVMLQGRQILACAPTGSGKTAAFLLPIIYHLSEAQKKGFRAIILSPTRELAKQTYRECVRLGEGYNLRVHIISKINQALSKYGSKSSQKFDILITTPKRIIFLLNQDPPAVSFSNVEWLVVDEADKLFEDGTRCFRDQLGEITKACTNKNLRMAMFSATNTPVVTKWCRHNLKGLITVTIGHRNAATNLVEQELLFVGTERGKLVAIRNIIKKGVLPPVLVFVQSKERAQELFNELIYDGINVDVIHADRTQTQRDNVVRCFREGKIWVLVCTELMARGIDFKGVNLVINYDFPPSAISYVHRIGRTGRAGHKGKAITFFTEEDTTNLRSIAAVMRESGCNVPEYMLTMKKHTKKERRKLERKAPTRETISTIPKFNRVHNKGKIRKTIKNTPDINSS, encoded by the exons atgGATGCGTATGAGCTGTTTCAAATACTTTCTAGTGGTGTAAAATTTGACAAAAATCGTTTTCATGCTGAAGCAGAAAAATTTCAA CTTGTAAAAAAACAGACAGAAAATGGGTTCCAGCATAAAAAGAAAACCAATACTTCAGATAACGTAAATTCTTTAATATTGCCCGCAAAAAGAAAATATGACGAAATTAATAAAGAAACAGAAAACACCAATAGGTTAATACTGCTCGATGGAATATCTGTTCCTAAAGATGGTAGTAAAATAAAGTCTAAGAAATCTAAAGAATCTTTAAACGAAGAGAAACAATTAAAGCTAaaacaagaaaag ATTAATCAATACCGTAATCAACATCATATAAATGTGACAGGAAGTCGTGTGCCTGATccaatattaaaatttacgGATTTATCTACAACTTACTGTGTCCCTGAAAGATTAATGAACAATCTTGTAGAATGTAATTATGTACATCCTACACCAATTCAAATGCAAGCTATGCCCGTTATGTTACAA GGTAGACAAATATTAGCATGTGCTccaacaggatctggcaaaacaGCTGCTTTTTTGTTACCAATAATTTACCATTTAAGTGAAGCACAGAAGAAAGGATTCAGAGCTATTATTTTAAGCCCTACGAGAGAATTAGCTAAACAAACATATAGAGAATGTGTACGCCTTGGCGAAGGCTATAATTTGAGAGTTCATATTATAAGTAAAATTAACCAAGCATTAAGCAAATATGGATCTAAAAGTTCACAAAAATTTG ATATACTAATTACTACACCAAAAAgaataatatttcttttaaatcaGGATCCACCAGCTGTGTCCTTTAGCAA TGTTGAATGGCTGGTTGTGGATGAAGCAGATAAACTTTTTGAAGATGGGACACGGTGTTTTAGAGATCAGTTGGGAGAAATTACAAAAGCATGTACAAACAAAAATTTACGCATGGCAATGTTTAGTGCAACCAATACTCCTGTAGTGACAAAATGGTGCAGACATAATTTGAAGGGTCTCATAACAGTTACCATTGGTCATAG AAATGCTGCGACCAATTTAGTAGAACAGGAACTTTTATTTGTTGGAACAGAAAGAGGGAAACTCGTAGCGattagaaatattattaaaaaa GGAGTATTGCCACCTGTACTTGTGTTTGTACAAAGTAAAGAAAGAGCACAAGAATTATTTAACGAACTTATATATGATGGAATTAACGTCGATGTTATTCACGCTGACAGAACACAGACACAG CGAGATAATGTTGTTCGTTGCTTTAGAGAAGGAAAGATATGGGTTTTGGTATGTACAGAATTAATGGCAAGAGGTATCGACTTCAAGGGTGTAAATCTTGTCATTAATTATGATTTTCCGCCATCTGCTATTTCTTATGTTCATAGAATTG GTCGTACCGGCAGAGCTGGACATAAAGGAAAAGCAATTACTTTTTTTACTGAGGAAGATACTACAAACTTGAGAAG tatagCTGCCGTGATGCGAGAATCTGGGTGTAATGTTCCTGAGTACATGTTAACTATGAAGAAACATACAAAAAAAGAAAGACGAAAACTTGAACGTAAAGCTCCTACCAGAGAAACAATATCTACAATACCAAAATTTAACCGGGTACATAATAAAGGAAAAATAAG GAAGACAATTAAAAACACTCCTGATATTAATTCAAGTTAA
- the Ais gene encoding DExD-box helicase 52 isoform X2: protein MDAYELFQILSSGVKFDKNRFHAEAEKFQLVKKQTENGFQHKKKTNTSDNVNSLILPAKRKYDEINKETENTNRLILLDGISVPKDGSKIKSKKSKESLNEEKQLKLKQEKINQYRNQHHINVTGSRVPDPILKFTDLSTTYCVPERLMNNLVECNYVHPTPIQMQAMPVMLQGRQILACAPTGSGKTAAFLLPIIYHLSEAQKKGFRAIILSPTRELAKQTYRECVRLGEGYNLRVHIISKINQALSKYGSKSSQKFDILITTPKRIIFLLNQDPPAVSFSNVEWLVVDEADKLFEDGTRCFRDQLGEITKACTNKNLRMAMFSATNTPVVTKWCRHNLKGLITVTIGHRNAATNLVEQELLFVGTERGKLVAIRNIIKKGVLPPVLVFVQSKERAQELFNELIYDGINVDVIHADRTQTQRDNVVRCFREGKIWVLVCTELMARGIDFKGVNLVINYDFPPSAISYVHRIGRTGRAGHKGKAITFFTEEDTTNLRSCRDARIWV from the exons atgGATGCGTATGAGCTGTTTCAAATACTTTCTAGTGGTGTAAAATTTGACAAAAATCGTTTTCATGCTGAAGCAGAAAAATTTCAA CTTGTAAAAAAACAGACAGAAAATGGGTTCCAGCATAAAAAGAAAACCAATACTTCAGATAACGTAAATTCTTTAATATTGCCCGCAAAAAGAAAATATGACGAAATTAATAAAGAAACAGAAAACACCAATAGGTTAATACTGCTCGATGGAATATCTGTTCCTAAAGATGGTAGTAAAATAAAGTCTAAGAAATCTAAAGAATCTTTAAACGAAGAGAAACAATTAAAGCTAaaacaagaaaag ATTAATCAATACCGTAATCAACATCATATAAATGTGACAGGAAGTCGTGTGCCTGATccaatattaaaatttacgGATTTATCTACAACTTACTGTGTCCCTGAAAGATTAATGAACAATCTTGTAGAATGTAATTATGTACATCCTACACCAATTCAAATGCAAGCTATGCCCGTTATGTTACAA GGTAGACAAATATTAGCATGTGCTccaacaggatctggcaaaacaGCTGCTTTTTTGTTACCAATAATTTACCATTTAAGTGAAGCACAGAAGAAAGGATTCAGAGCTATTATTTTAAGCCCTACGAGAGAATTAGCTAAACAAACATATAGAGAATGTGTACGCCTTGGCGAAGGCTATAATTTGAGAGTTCATATTATAAGTAAAATTAACCAAGCATTAAGCAAATATGGATCTAAAAGTTCACAAAAATTTG ATATACTAATTACTACACCAAAAAgaataatatttcttttaaatcaGGATCCACCAGCTGTGTCCTTTAGCAA TGTTGAATGGCTGGTTGTGGATGAAGCAGATAAACTTTTTGAAGATGGGACACGGTGTTTTAGAGATCAGTTGGGAGAAATTACAAAAGCATGTACAAACAAAAATTTACGCATGGCAATGTTTAGTGCAACCAATACTCCTGTAGTGACAAAATGGTGCAGACATAATTTGAAGGGTCTCATAACAGTTACCATTGGTCATAG AAATGCTGCGACCAATTTAGTAGAACAGGAACTTTTATTTGTTGGAACAGAAAGAGGGAAACTCGTAGCGattagaaatattattaaaaaa GGAGTATTGCCACCTGTACTTGTGTTTGTACAAAGTAAAGAAAGAGCACAAGAATTATTTAACGAACTTATATATGATGGAATTAACGTCGATGTTATTCACGCTGACAGAACACAGACACAG CGAGATAATGTTGTTCGTTGCTTTAGAGAAGGAAAGATATGGGTTTTGGTATGTACAGAATTAATGGCAAGAGGTATCGACTTCAAGGGTGTAAATCTTGTCATTAATTATGATTTTCCGCCATCTGCTATTTCTTATGTTCATAGAATTG GTCGTACCGGCAGAGCTGGACATAAAGGAAAAGCAATTACTTTTTTTACTGAGGAAGATACTACAAACTTGAGAAG CTGCCGTGATGCGAGAATCTGGGTGTAA